The following coding sequences lie in one Zingiber officinale cultivar Zhangliang chromosome 2B, Zo_v1.1, whole genome shotgun sequence genomic window:
- the LOC122047480 gene encoding serrate RNA effector molecule homolog has protein sequence MVGGGSRRDDGSLKINSTNVFAALETLKKKKKSDKESKSKGASRSQAKEQEQQVFWAPAPLTSKSWADVGDDDDDDYYATTAPPKAIWGASEQRHIKELEASVEEESETEDDGLDIGDDDDIEEPEIEPEAVISEPIVEKLAPVLVPAKDAERQLSKKELKKKEMAELDALLNEFGIANKDNNSSQDEINDKKEQEQNGEGEKKETVGAPETKTSKKKSKKEKSLRDMKERAGEDQNGNKKSEEGAAEAEGEDASAVDVKERIKKVASMRKKKSSKEMDAAAKAAAVEAAARSARLAAAKKKEKSHYNQQPGR, from the exons ATGGTCGGAGGCGGAAGCAGGAGGGACGATGGGTCCTTGAAGATCAATAGTACCAACGTGTTCGCGGCGCTCGAgactctcaagaagaagaagaagtcggaCAAGGAGTCGAAGAGCAAGGGAGCGTCTCGGAGTCAAGCGAAGGAGCAGGAACAGCAAGTCTTCTGGGCACCGGCACCGCTGACGTCCAAGTCGTGGGCCGATGTCGGcgatgacgacgacgacgatTACTATGCGACTACAGCGCCGCCAAAGGCTATTTGGGGCGCGTCGGAGCAACGACATATCAAGGAGCTTGAGGCTTCCGTAGAGGAG GAAAGTGAAACTGAAGATGATGGTCTTGACATTGGTGATGATGATGATATCGAGGAACCTGAAATTGAGCCAGAAGCTGTCATTAGTGAACCAATTGTTGAAAAACTTGCTCCTGTTCTAGTGCCAGCCAAGGATGCCGAAAGGCAACTCTCAAAGAAGGAGCTTAAGAAAAAAGAAATGGCTGAACTTGATGCACTTTTAAATGAGTTCGGGATTGCTAACAAAGATAATAATTCTTCACAAGATGAGATAAACG ACAAGAAAGAACAGGAGCAAAATGGTGAGGGCGAGAAGAAAGAAACTGTAGGTGCTCCAGAAACCAAAACCTccaagaagaagtccaagaaagaaaAATCTTTGAGAGACATGAAGGAGCGTGCGGGGGAAGATCAAAATGGTAACAAGAAGTCAGAGGAGGGAGCCGCCGAAGCTGAAGGGGAGGATGCATCTGCAGTTGATGTGAAAGAAAGGATAAAGAAAGTGGCTTCCATGAGGAAGAAGAAATCAAGTAAAGAAATGGATGCTGCTGCAAAAGCTGCTGCTGTTGAGGCAGCTGCAAGAAGTGCTAGGCTTGCTGCtgcaaagaagaaagagaagagccACTACAATCAACAGCCCGGGCGGTAA
- the LOC122047483 gene encoding superoxide dismutase [Fe] 2, chloroplastic-like has product MALSLGSSSSLSLASPFSALPGQAAKPPSISSSAAGKIFLNTKSIEKKHLRQFQKATKVLSYYGLTSPPYKLDALEPYISRRTLELHWGSIHRGYVDSLNKQLAKSTLYGCTMEELIKTTFNNGNPLPEYNNAAEIWNHDFFWESMQPNGGKLPWGGLLQQIEKDFGSFSNFRDEFVQTAITFFGSGWVWLVLKTNEKKLSIVKTSNAVCPLVWGDIPIINLDMWEHSYYLDYKDDISKYVNNFMDHLISWHSATGRIVRAEAFVNLGEPKIPVA; this is encoded by the exons ATGGCGCTCTCGCTGGGATCctcctcctccctctccctcgcaAGCCCCTTTTCGGCTCTTCCCGGTCAAGCCGCTAAACCTCCCTCCATCAGTAGCAG TGCAGCAGGCAAGATTTTTCTCAACACCAAGAGTATTGAG AAGAAACATTTACGTCAGTTTCAAAAAGCTACCAAGGTACTCTCATACTATGGCCTGACAAGCCCTCCGTATAAGCTG GATGCGCTGGAGCCTTACATAAGCAGGAGGACCCTGGAACTACATTGGGGCAGTATTCATCGAGGATATGTAGATAGCCTGAACAAGCAACTTGCCAAGAGCACCTTGTATGGATGCACAATGGAGGAATTGATCAAAACCACATTCAACAATGGCAACCCACTACCCGAGTATAATAATGCTGCTGAG ATATGGAACCATGATTTCTTCTGGGAATCTATGCAACCTAATGGCGGGAAATTGCCCTGGGGAGGTCTACTTCAGCAAATTGAAAAGGACTTTGGCTCGTTTTCTAACTTCAGAGATGAGTTTGTACAAACAGCAATAACATTTTTTGGATCTGGTTGGGTGTGGCTTGTCT TGAAAACTAATGAAAAAAAGCTCTCCATAGTTAAAACATCAAATGCAGTCTGTCCTCTTGTTTGGGGTGATATT CCAATCATCAACCTGGACATGTGGGAG CATTCATACTACTTGGACTACAAG GATGACATAAGCAAATATGTTAACAATTTCATGGATCATCTTATTTcgtggcattcggccactggCCGTATAGTTCGTGCAGAGGCTTTTGTGAATCTCGGGGAACCAAAAATTCCAGTTGCATGA
- the LOC122047481 gene encoding uncharacterized protein LOC122047481 isoform X1 yields the protein MEEQQRIVAICQYGGEFVNNSDGSMTYSGGEAHALEVAHGMSFDAFKFELTSVFNVDVNNMSIKYFLPGNTKTLITVSNNKDLARMIDFTSNVLTAEVYIINKVENRMIVADSGTSNIGTAANAQDGKRKRITKTYVNVFQPGDPNVIPSASGNIGNNLQKQLIENDDHRANADDGFLIPFVTPTASLDDSRQRIMNIDMVDESVISRATGNILVDPSTPLFTSLVTTEDVRPINSSSHWDTIISGVGQEFDNAKDFRSQLCNYAIGKGFAYKFVKNESSRVTVRCAEDTCPWRIHASETSNKLKFVIKKMTNVHTCNGGNGQRKATRQWLTKIIKEKLHCSPQCKPKDLVREIYEDFGVNLTYSQVWRGREVAQKELFDSMKETYNQLPWFAEKILETNPNSVALLSASLDTKFRHFFVSFHASLHGFEHGCRPLLFLDRIPLKATNQHKLLVAATVDGNDAVFPVAFAVVEDENYDSWFWFLFQLKCAVTTSRTITFVSNRQKGLDGAILRVFEDNSHHCYCLHHLLEEFKNELRKGPWSSQVKDAMIGDFTRAAQACSIEDFNASIESIRNFSAEAAEWILATKPENWSDAIFKGFRYDHLSSNIVDSFMNWIPAKRESSVVHMFDAIISKLGEVIEERRAACNTWAGPLTPTMEQKLQKEMLKARKLNVLCSSDTVFEVRGNAIFVVNIGSWECTCKRWQISGLPCLHAVAAFIRVEKDVYDYCSRYFRIDCYQLTYSESVRAVPNIESIDFFSGTSSFPPTRRPPGRPRRKRFNPNKINTAIRLCSRCKIAGHNKATCEAFL from the exons ATGGAAGAGCAGCAAAGAATAGTGGCTATTTGTCAATATGGTGGTGAATTTGTCAATAATAGTGATGGATCTATGACATATTCTGGTGGAGAAGCTCATGCACTTGAAGTAGCTCATGGCATGAGCTTTGATGCTTTTAAGTTTGAACTTACTAGTGTGTTCAATGTTGATGTAAACAATATGTCCATCAAATATTTTCTCCCGGGCAACACTAAAACACTTATCACAGTGTCTAATAACAAGGATTTAGCTCGGATGATTGATTTTACTTCTAATGTTTTGACTGCTGAGGTTTATATCATAAACAAGGTTGAGAACAG AATGATTGTAGCTGATTCTGGAACCTCAAACATTGGCACTGCTGCAAATGCTCAAGATGGAAAACGAAAAAG GATAACTAAAACATATGTCAATGTTTTTCAACCCGGTGACCCAAATGTTATACCCAGTGCATCTGGAAATATTGGCAACAATCTCCAAAAGCAACTAATTGAAAACGACGATCACAG GGCAAATGCTGATGACGGCTTTCTAATTCCATTTGTTACCCCCACTGCTTCTCTGGACGATTCCAGGCAAAGGATAATGAATATTGATATGGTTGATGAAAG TGTGATTTCTAGGGCAACTGGGAACATCTTGGTTGATCCAAGTACACCTCTTTTTACATCTCTAGTCACTACTGAAGATGTCAGACCTATTAATTCAAGCTCCCACTGGGACACTATCATAAGTGGAGTTGGACAAGAATTTGATAATGCCAAGGACTTTCGATCTCAATTGTGTAATTATGCTATTGGTAAAGGGTTTGCATATAAATTTGTTAAGAATGAATCCAGTAGAGTTACTGTAAGATGTGCTGAAGACACTTGTCCATGGCGCATTCATGCTTCGGAAACATCAAATAAGTTGAAGTTCGTCATCAAAAAAATGACAAATGTCCACACCTGCAATGGTGGAAATGGTCAACGAAAGGCAACACGCCAGTGGCTCACCAAAATTATCAAGGAAAAGTTGCATTGCAGCCCACAGTGCAAGCCCAAAGATCTTGTAAGAGAGATATATGAAGATTTTGGTGTTAATTTAACCTACTCTCAGGTTTGGCGAGGAAGAGAAGTAGCACAGAAGGAGCTTTTCGATTCTATGAAAGAGACGTACAACCAACTACCTTGGTTTGCTGAAAAAATATTGGAGACCAACCCAAACAGTGTTGCCTTGCTATCTGCTTCACTTGATACGAAGTTCCGTCATTTTTTTGTGTCATTTCACGCTTCCCTTCATGGCTTTGAGCATGGTTGTCgccctcttctttttcttgataggATTCCCTTGAAAGCAACCAATCAACACAAGTTATTGGTTGCTGCAACAGTTGATGGAAATGATGCAGTCTTTCCTGTTGCCTTTGCAGTAGTGGAGGATGAGAATTATGATAGTTGGTTTTGGTTTCTATTCCAGTTGAAGTGTGCTGTAACGACCTCTCGCACAATTACCTTTGTGTCAAACAGGCAGAAGGGTTTGGATGGAGCCATACTCCGAGTATTCGAGGATAATAGTCATCACTGTTATTGTTTGCATCACCTTTTagaagaatttaagaatgaactGAGGAAGGGTCCATGGTCTTCTCAAGTGAAGGATGCAATGATTGGAGATTTTACTCGTGCTGCCCAAGCCTGCAGCATTGAGGATTTTAATGCTTCTATTGAGAGCATAAGAAATTTTTCAGCAGAAGCTGCTGAGTGGATTCTGGCTACTAAGCCTGAAAACTGGTCAGATGCCATTTTCAAGGGTTTTAGATATGATCATTTATCATCAAACATTGTTGATTCATTTATGAATTGGATACCTGCAAAGAGAGAATCATCAGTAGTTCATATGTTTGATGCAATAATCAGCAAGTTAGGAGAGGTCATAGAAGAAAGGCGTGCAGCATGCAATACATGGGCAGGCCCCTTAACACCAACTATGGAGCAAAAGTTGCAAAAGGAGATGTTAAAGGCTCGGAAGCTAAATGTATTATGCTCCTCCGACACTGTGTTTGAGGTTCGTGGAAATGCTATATTTGTCGTTAACATTGGAAGTTGGGAATGCACTTGCAAGAGGTGGCAGATTTCTGGTCTTCCTTGTCTGCATGCTGTTGCAGCCTTTATCCGGGTTGAAAAAGATGTTTATGACTATTGTTCAAGATATTTCAGAATTGACTGCTACCAATTGACCTATTCAGAGTCTGTCCGTGCAGTACCAAATATTGAAAGCATAGATTTCTTTTCTGGCACTAGTTCATTCCCTCCTACCCGCCGTCCACCAGGAAGGCCaaggagaaagagatttaatcCCAACAAGATTAACACTGCTATTCGACTCTGCAGCAGGTGCAAAATAGCAGGCCACAACAAGGCAACTTGTGAAGCCTTCCTCTAG
- the LOC122047481 gene encoding uncharacterized protein LOC122047481 isoform X2, translating into MEEQQRIVAICQYGGEFVNNSDGSMTYSGGEAHALEVAHGMSFDAFKFELTSVFNVDVNNMSIKYFLPGNTKTLITVSNNKDLARMIDFTSNVLTAEVYIINKVENRMIVADSGTSNIGTAANAQDGKRKRITKTYVNVFQPGDPNVIPSASGNIGNNLQKQLIENDDHRANADDGFLIPFVTPTASLDDSRQRIMNIDMVDERATGNILVDPSTPLFTSLVTTEDVRPINSSSHWDTIISGVGQEFDNAKDFRSQLCNYAIGKGFAYKFVKNESSRVTVRCAEDTCPWRIHASETSNKLKFVIKKMTNVHTCNGGNGQRKATRQWLTKIIKEKLHCSPQCKPKDLVREIYEDFGVNLTYSQVWRGREVAQKELFDSMKETYNQLPWFAEKILETNPNSVALLSASLDTKFRHFFVSFHASLHGFEHGCRPLLFLDRIPLKATNQHKLLVAATVDGNDAVFPVAFAVVEDENYDSWFWFLFQLKCAVTTSRTITFVSNRQKGLDGAILRVFEDNSHHCYCLHHLLEEFKNELRKGPWSSQVKDAMIGDFTRAAQACSIEDFNASIESIRNFSAEAAEWILATKPENWSDAIFKGFRYDHLSSNIVDSFMNWIPAKRESSVVHMFDAIISKLGEVIEERRAACNTWAGPLTPTMEQKLQKEMLKARKLNVLCSSDTVFEVRGNAIFVVNIGSWECTCKRWQISGLPCLHAVAAFIRVEKDVYDYCSRYFRIDCYQLTYSESVRAVPNIESIDFFSGTSSFPPTRRPPGRPRRKRFNPNKINTAIRLCSRCKIAGHNKATCEAFL; encoded by the exons ATGGAAGAGCAGCAAAGAATAGTGGCTATTTGTCAATATGGTGGTGAATTTGTCAATAATAGTGATGGATCTATGACATATTCTGGTGGAGAAGCTCATGCACTTGAAGTAGCTCATGGCATGAGCTTTGATGCTTTTAAGTTTGAACTTACTAGTGTGTTCAATGTTGATGTAAACAATATGTCCATCAAATATTTTCTCCCGGGCAACACTAAAACACTTATCACAGTGTCTAATAACAAGGATTTAGCTCGGATGATTGATTTTACTTCTAATGTTTTGACTGCTGAGGTTTATATCATAAACAAGGTTGAGAACAG AATGATTGTAGCTGATTCTGGAACCTCAAACATTGGCACTGCTGCAAATGCTCAAGATGGAAAACGAAAAAG GATAACTAAAACATATGTCAATGTTTTTCAACCCGGTGACCCAAATGTTATACCCAGTGCATCTGGAAATATTGGCAACAATCTCCAAAAGCAACTAATTGAAAACGACGATCACAG GGCAAATGCTGATGACGGCTTTCTAATTCCATTTGTTACCCCCACTGCTTCTCTGGACGATTCCAGGCAAAGGATAATGAATATTGATATGGTTGATGAAAG GGCAACTGGGAACATCTTGGTTGATCCAAGTACACCTCTTTTTACATCTCTAGTCACTACTGAAGATGTCAGACCTATTAATTCAAGCTCCCACTGGGACACTATCATAAGTGGAGTTGGACAAGAATTTGATAATGCCAAGGACTTTCGATCTCAATTGTGTAATTATGCTATTGGTAAAGGGTTTGCATATAAATTTGTTAAGAATGAATCCAGTAGAGTTACTGTAAGATGTGCTGAAGACACTTGTCCATGGCGCATTCATGCTTCGGAAACATCAAATAAGTTGAAGTTCGTCATCAAAAAAATGACAAATGTCCACACCTGCAATGGTGGAAATGGTCAACGAAAGGCAACACGCCAGTGGCTCACCAAAATTATCAAGGAAAAGTTGCATTGCAGCCCACAGTGCAAGCCCAAAGATCTTGTAAGAGAGATATATGAAGATTTTGGTGTTAATTTAACCTACTCTCAGGTTTGGCGAGGAAGAGAAGTAGCACAGAAGGAGCTTTTCGATTCTATGAAAGAGACGTACAACCAACTACCTTGGTTTGCTGAAAAAATATTGGAGACCAACCCAAACAGTGTTGCCTTGCTATCTGCTTCACTTGATACGAAGTTCCGTCATTTTTTTGTGTCATTTCACGCTTCCCTTCATGGCTTTGAGCATGGTTGTCgccctcttctttttcttgataggATTCCCTTGAAAGCAACCAATCAACACAAGTTATTGGTTGCTGCAACAGTTGATGGAAATGATGCAGTCTTTCCTGTTGCCTTTGCAGTAGTGGAGGATGAGAATTATGATAGTTGGTTTTGGTTTCTATTCCAGTTGAAGTGTGCTGTAACGACCTCTCGCACAATTACCTTTGTGTCAAACAGGCAGAAGGGTTTGGATGGAGCCATACTCCGAGTATTCGAGGATAATAGTCATCACTGTTATTGTTTGCATCACCTTTTagaagaatttaagaatgaactGAGGAAGGGTCCATGGTCTTCTCAAGTGAAGGATGCAATGATTGGAGATTTTACTCGTGCTGCCCAAGCCTGCAGCATTGAGGATTTTAATGCTTCTATTGAGAGCATAAGAAATTTTTCAGCAGAAGCTGCTGAGTGGATTCTGGCTACTAAGCCTGAAAACTGGTCAGATGCCATTTTCAAGGGTTTTAGATATGATCATTTATCATCAAACATTGTTGATTCATTTATGAATTGGATACCTGCAAAGAGAGAATCATCAGTAGTTCATATGTTTGATGCAATAATCAGCAAGTTAGGAGAGGTCATAGAAGAAAGGCGTGCAGCATGCAATACATGGGCAGGCCCCTTAACACCAACTATGGAGCAAAAGTTGCAAAAGGAGATGTTAAAGGCTCGGAAGCTAAATGTATTATGCTCCTCCGACACTGTGTTTGAGGTTCGTGGAAATGCTATATTTGTCGTTAACATTGGAAGTTGGGAATGCACTTGCAAGAGGTGGCAGATTTCTGGTCTTCCTTGTCTGCATGCTGTTGCAGCCTTTATCCGGGTTGAAAAAGATGTTTATGACTATTGTTCAAGATATTTCAGAATTGACTGCTACCAATTGACCTATTCAGAGTCTGTCCGTGCAGTACCAAATATTGAAAGCATAGATTTCTTTTCTGGCACTAGTTCATTCCCTCCTACCCGCCGTCCACCAGGAAGGCCaaggagaaagagatttaatcCCAACAAGATTAACACTGCTATTCGACTCTGCAGCAGGTGCAAAATAGCAGGCCACAACAAGGCAACTTGTGAAGCCTTCCTCTAG